One genomic segment of Pedosphaera parvula Ellin514 includes these proteins:
- a CDS encoding SWIM zinc finger family protein: MDTWTTEKVLSLAPDASSAKSGKELASPRKWVSMGRDGQSAWGLCQGSGKNPYQASIDLNEPAFKCTCPSRKFPCKHSLGLFLILAGQPGAVAEGTPPDWVNEWLAGRTQRAEKKVAKAQAGEKISDPEAQKKRVAEREAKVSAGLKELEIWMSDLVRQGLAGAQGRPNSFWESTAARMIDAQAPGIARRVRELSGIPASGEGWPERLLEQLGRLHLLREGFQRIETLSVELQNDIRTLIGWTQNQDELLGNSGVKDEWLVLGRTLEEEDKIRVQRTWLHGKQSGRNAMHLHFAHLTQPLDTSLVPGTAFEGEVVYFPSAYPMRAIIKERGGVSKNLDGIPGQASIADLMAAYAEALAMHPWIEQFPMRLSAVVPVRRDERWQLRDGEGRCVPLTPSFAKGWELLAMSGGRAVTVFGEWDGDFLQPVSVSAEGRFAHLWSRKQREEA, encoded by the coding sequence ATGGATACTTGGACTACTGAGAAAGTTTTATCACTGGCACCGGATGCGAGTTCGGCGAAGTCGGGGAAGGAATTGGCATCGCCGCGGAAATGGGTGTCGATGGGGCGGGACGGGCAGTCGGCGTGGGGTTTGTGCCAGGGGAGCGGGAAGAATCCTTACCAGGCGAGCATTGATTTAAATGAGCCAGCCTTCAAATGCACCTGCCCGAGCCGGAAGTTTCCGTGCAAGCATTCGCTGGGATTATTCCTGATATTGGCAGGTCAACCGGGTGCGGTGGCGGAAGGAACACCACCGGACTGGGTGAACGAATGGCTCGCGGGCCGGACGCAACGGGCGGAGAAGAAGGTGGCCAAGGCGCAGGCCGGGGAGAAGATCAGCGATCCTGAGGCGCAGAAGAAGCGGGTGGCGGAACGGGAGGCGAAGGTTTCGGCGGGATTGAAGGAGTTGGAGATTTGGATGAGCGACCTGGTGCGGCAGGGATTGGCGGGAGCGCAGGGTCGGCCGAACAGTTTTTGGGAATCGACAGCGGCGCGGATGATTGATGCGCAGGCGCCGGGGATTGCGCGTCGCGTGCGGGAGTTGTCGGGAATTCCGGCGTCGGGTGAAGGGTGGCCGGAGCGATTGCTGGAGCAACTGGGTAGATTGCATTTGTTGCGTGAAGGATTTCAACGCATTGAGACATTGTCGGTGGAATTGCAAAACGACATTCGGACATTGATCGGGTGGACGCAGAACCAGGATGAATTGCTCGGCAATTCGGGTGTGAAGGATGAGTGGCTGGTGCTGGGAAGGACGTTGGAAGAGGAGGACAAAATCCGGGTGCAACGGACGTGGCTGCATGGGAAGCAGAGCGGACGGAACGCGATGCATCTGCATTTCGCGCATTTGACGCAGCCATTGGACACGAGTCTCGTGCCGGGCACGGCTTTCGAGGGTGAAGTGGTTTATTTTCCGTCGGCCTACCCGATGCGGGCGATCATTAAGGAGCGCGGTGGGGTGTCGAAGAATTTGGATGGAATACCGGGACAGGCCAGCATTGCGGATTTGATGGCGGCGTATGCGGAGGCGTTGGCGATGCATCCATGGATTGAGCAATTTCCGATGCGCCTGAGTGCGGTGGTGCCGGTGAGAAGGGATGAGCGGTGGCAGTTGCGCGATGGAGAAGGACGGTGCGTGCCATTGACACCGAGTTTTGCGAAGGGTTGGGAATTACTGGCGATGAGCGGTGGCCGAGCGGTAACGGTTTTTGGCGAGTGGGATGGAGATTTCCTGCAACCCGTGAGCGTTTCGGCGGAAGGACGATTTGCCCATTTGTGGAGTCGAAAGCAGAGGGAGGAAGCATGA
- a CDS encoding PP2C family protein-serine/threonine phosphatase has translation MIQTAKLIEAGNVELQDRGEIIEQFGTTILVVADGAGGRSGGAEAAQKVIDMVRGNVARLITMDPLACSQLLEEIDREIAADPVAGETTAVIVVVAGDVIVGASVGDSEAWLIGAGSYERLTENQIRKPFLGSGRVNVVSFRKEFREGTLLLGTDGLFKYTGAERICEVVRASDARGAARALVELVRLPSGNLQDDVAVILANG, from the coding sequence ATGATTCAGACAGCGAAGTTGATTGAGGCGGGGAATGTGGAGTTGCAGGATCGGGGGGAGATCATTGAGCAATTCGGCACGACGATTTTGGTGGTGGCGGATGGTGCGGGTGGCAGGAGTGGTGGTGCAGAGGCGGCGCAAAAGGTCATCGATATGGTGCGAGGAAATGTTGCCAGATTGATTACGATGGATCCCCTCGCCTGCTCGCAACTCTTGGAGGAAATCGATCGAGAGATTGCAGCTGATCCAGTGGCAGGTGAAACGACGGCGGTGATTGTGGTCGTGGCTGGAGATGTGATTGTCGGAGCGAGTGTGGGGGATTCGGAGGCTTGGTTGATTGGTGCGGGGAGTTATGAGCGGTTGACGGAGAATCAGATTAGAAAGCCATTCCTTGGGAGTGGCCGTGTGAATGTGGTGTCGTTCAGAAAAGAATTTAGAGAAGGCACGTTGTTGCTGGGAACGGATGGGTTGTTCAAATATACCGGGGCGGAGAGGATTTGTGAGGTGGTCAGGGCATCTGATGCGAGAGGTGCGGCCAGAGCACTGGTGGAGTTGGTAAGGTTACCTTCGGGGAATTTGCAGGATGATGTGGCGGTGATATTGGCAAACGGATAG
- a CDS encoding RNA ligase family protein gives MGSSRDDFVKYPRTPHLFGSQGTDDDKHLGHKESEACIKDPSLIVEEKLDGTNVGIHFTTAGRMVLQCRGHEITEGMHPQYDLFKQWTAVKRNAFEEMLGSRFILYGEWLYAKHSVHYRGLPHYFFEFDIYDKDAGEFLNLETRLKMLEGTRIQTVPVIQRGKSTLEELVDLVGNSAFDSAFENPISGGTDTLMEGLYLRIETEGRVTGRAKMVRPEFVEKVKRSEHWQHQAMVQNLLIEGVNIWE, from the coding sequence ATGGGTTCGAGCAGAGATGATTTTGTTAAGTATCCGCGGACGCCGCATTTATTCGGCTCCCAGGGCACGGATGATGATAAACACCTTGGACATAAAGAGTCCGAAGCGTGTATCAAAGATCCTTCTTTGATCGTGGAAGAGAAGTTGGATGGGACTAATGTGGGCATTCACTTTACAACCGCGGGCAGGATGGTGTTGCAGTGTCGAGGGCACGAAATCACTGAGGGCATGCATCCGCAATATGATTTGTTCAAGCAATGGACGGCGGTGAAACGAAATGCCTTCGAAGAGATGTTAGGCAGTCGCTTCATACTCTATGGAGAATGGTTGTATGCGAAGCACTCGGTGCATTATCGCGGTTTGCCCCATTATTTTTTTGAGTTCGATATTTACGACAAGGATGCCGGCGAGTTTCTTAATCTGGAGACCCGGCTGAAGATGCTTGAAGGCACCCGCATTCAGACGGTGCCGGTGATTCAAAGAGGCAAGTCGACTTTGGAGGAATTGGTGGATTTGGTTGGTAATTCGGCTTTTGACAGCGCCTTTGAAAATCCCATCAGCGGCGGGACGGATACATTGATGGAAGGGCTATATCTCAGAATCGAAACTGAGGGAAGAGTAACAGGCAGGGCAAAAATGGTGCGCCCGGAATTTGTTGAAAAGGTAAAACGGAGTGAACATTGGCAGCATCAGGCCATGGTGCAAAACCTGTTGATTGAGGGAGTGAATATTTGGGAATGA
- a CDS encoding nucleotidyltransferase domain-containing protein, whose protein sequence is MLVIQEKIRKRLEAEAAKQLYPLLFVTVSGAHLYGFPSPDSDYDLRGVHVLPVNEVIGLSTGRETIEVSKIEDGLEFDLVTHDAKKFFGLMLKKNGYVLEQLYSPLIIQTTPEHEELKEIGKLCITKHHSHHYFGFAETQWKLFDKERPRRVKPLLYVYRVLLTGIHLMRTGQIEANLVTLNEEFKLSYIHDLVARKLGGPEKSTLADADMEFYTKEYERLRAELENAYQQSSLPEVPSGKGALDSLLKRLRLGSK, encoded by the coding sequence ATGCTTGTTATTCAAGAGAAAATCAGGAAAAGGTTGGAAGCGGAAGCGGCGAAGCAGCTGTATCCCCTGCTCTTTGTGACGGTGAGTGGGGCGCATCTGTACGGATTTCCGTCGCCGGATTCGGATTATGATTTGCGCGGGGTGCATGTGCTGCCGGTGAATGAGGTGATTGGGCTGAGCACCGGGCGTGAGACGATTGAGGTTTCGAAGATTGAGGATGGGTTGGAGTTTGATCTGGTGACACATGATGCGAAAAAGTTCTTTGGCTTGATGCTGAAGAAGAATGGTTATGTGCTGGAGCAACTTTATTCGCCACTGATCATTCAAACGACGCCAGAGCATGAGGAGCTGAAGGAGATCGGGAAGTTGTGCATCACCAAGCATCACAGTCACCATTACTTTGGGTTTGCGGAGACGCAGTGGAAATTGTTCGACAAGGAGCGGCCGCGTCGCGTGAAGCCGCTTCTTTATGTGTATCGCGTGCTGTTAACGGGGATTCACTTGATGAGGACGGGGCAGATTGAGGCGAACCTGGTGACCTTAAACGAGGAGTTCAAGCTTTCGTATATCCATGACTTGGTAGCGCGGAAACTGGGTGGGCCGGAGAAGTCCACACTCGCGGACGCTGACATGGAGTTTTATACGAAGGAATATGAGCGCCTGCGGGCGGAGTTGGAGAATGCGTATCAGCAAAGCTCCTTGCCCGAAGTGCCTTCAGGCAAGGGAGCGCTGGATTCGTTGTTGAAACGATTGAGGTTGGGATCGAAATGA
- a CDS encoding GxxExxY protein — protein sequence MNKDSQNEIIKACTEVHRELRGGFPEEVYQEALAVELGMQKVPFEQDVQFPIYYKGKPLGVFYKASLVCHGEIIVDLRATTALTSKEEAQVKHHLQATKKERALLVNFGGSSLEYRWVVV from the coding sequence ATGAACAAGGATTCGCAAAATGAAATCATCAAGGCCTGCACGGAGGTGCATCGTGAATTGCGAGGCGGGTTTCCGGAAGAGGTTTACCAGGAGGCCCTCGCGGTGGAATTGGGAATGCAGAAAGTTCCTTTTGAACAGGATGTTCAATTCCCGATTTATTACAAAGGGAAACCCTTGGGCGTGTTCTACAAAGCCAGTCTTGTTTGCCATGGAGAAATCATCGTGGATTTACGGGCGACGACGGCGTTGACGTCGAAGGAGGAGGCGCAAGTCAAACACCACCTTCAGGCAACAAAGAAGGAGCGCGCATTGCTTGTCAATTTCGGCGGGTCAAGTTTGGAGTATAGGTGGGTTGTTGTGTAA
- a CDS encoding glycine zipper family protein encodes MKFTAKYSAILGLIIPMLGTAYAQTSAPPAQVTSSYAPIVFPAKNQTPEQMDKDKADCYAWARQQTGYDPVAASMQAQSQPSQQVISQPPATYSQSVPPPPPQQGGAVRGGARGAAGGAAIGAIAGDAGKGAAIGAASGGAIGGVRQRRANEAQQQQAAAQQQAIAQQQAAQQQAALNQQAAQQQASANQQAGNQQKLDAYKRAFEACMEGKGYTVK; translated from the coding sequence ATGAAATTTACCGCTAAATATTCCGCCATCCTCGGCCTCATCATCCCCATGCTCGGAACCGCTTACGCTCAAACCTCCGCGCCACCAGCCCAGGTCACCTCGTCTTATGCACCCATCGTCTTTCCTGCCAAAAACCAAACCCCGGAGCAGATGGACAAGGATAAGGCCGATTGCTACGCCTGGGCCAGGCAACAAACCGGCTACGATCCGGTCGCTGCCTCCATGCAGGCCCAAAGCCAGCCTTCGCAGCAGGTAATCTCGCAACCGCCCGCAACCTATTCCCAGTCAGTCCCTCCACCACCTCCACAACAAGGCGGCGCAGTCCGTGGCGGAGCGAGAGGTGCAGCCGGTGGTGCGGCCATTGGAGCCATCGCTGGCGATGCCGGTAAGGGTGCGGCCATTGGTGCTGCGTCAGGTGGTGCCATCGGTGGCGTCCGACAACGCCGTGCCAATGAAGCCCAACAACAACAAGCCGCCGCGCAACAGCAGGCCATTGCCCAGCAACAGGCAGCCCAGCAACAAGCCGCACTCAATCAACAAGCTGCCCAGCAACAAGCGTCAGCCAACCAGCAGGCCGGCAACCAACAAAAACTCGACGCCTACAAACGCGCCTTCGAAGCCTGCATGGAAGGCAAGGGTTATACAGTGAAGTGA
- a CDS encoding RtcB family protein, whose translation MSAEFNPQMIQVTGGATGFIPAPENKGKPITVIGTKAIRQTFDEKCLEQAMNSRGAPGVTDLVLNPDAHCGYGAPVGCVLVSPTHIYPGPVGVDIKCSMSLLQMDLPADAVVDRGVRRALINAILERTPTGAGRGQRSARKARKVSTVNGEKVLIEGASPVVCAALGIPQEWASRCEDAFHVGHDDTKDALGNRLAYLIAEGKIPNFEEKVIQLGSYGGGNHFGECEVVELVDNQRARRAAEVFGMKDNCVAFLSHCGSRGMGHRLASGQFRTLQEKFERWGIALPGQDKELVYAPLGTAEANDYLDDMAMGANFATVNHLLINALVLEAFQEVIPGVKGQLVYFISHNIARRERVNGEEAWVHRKGATRAFPAGHYSLIDTPYYETGHPILLPGNPQDGSVVMVADSGAEKSCYSVNHGAGRCKGRKAAIRELDQEKVDAGLAKHDILTNCRVYPKDEAPAAYKDFGEVLRSVEEAGLASPVAKLKARFVIKDAELGLRGAA comes from the coding sequence ATGAGTGCAGAATTTAATCCACAGATGATTCAGGTGACTGGTGGAGCGACGGGCTTTATTCCGGCGCCTGAGAACAAGGGCAAGCCAATCACGGTGATTGGAACGAAGGCGATTCGCCAGACGTTTGATGAGAAGTGCCTTGAGCAGGCGATGAACTCGCGTGGTGCGCCGGGGGTGACGGATTTGGTCCTGAACCCGGATGCACACTGCGGCTATGGCGCACCGGTTGGTTGTGTGTTGGTATCGCCAACGCATATTTACCCGGGTCCTGTGGGCGTGGATATCAAGTGCTCGATGAGTCTCCTGCAGATGGATCTGCCGGCAGATGCGGTCGTGGACCGTGGTGTGCGTCGTGCGTTGATCAATGCGATTCTGGAGCGCACGCCGACGGGAGCGGGTCGCGGTCAGCGTTCGGCGCGGAAGGCGCGCAAGGTCAGCACAGTCAACGGCGAAAAGGTCCTGATTGAAGGGGCTTCGCCGGTAGTGTGTGCGGCTTTGGGTATTCCACAAGAATGGGCGAGTCGTTGTGAAGATGCGTTTCATGTCGGGCATGATGATACGAAGGATGCGTTGGGCAATCGTCTCGCTTACTTGATCGCGGAAGGCAAGATCCCGAACTTTGAGGAAAAGGTGATTCAACTTGGCTCGTATGGCGGCGGCAATCATTTCGGTGAGTGCGAAGTCGTGGAGTTGGTGGATAACCAGCGGGCGCGTCGCGCGGCTGAGGTGTTTGGCATGAAGGACAATTGCGTCGCGTTCCTGTCGCACTGCGGTTCGCGCGGGATGGGTCACAGGTTGGCGTCGGGGCAGTTCCGCACGTTGCAGGAGAAGTTCGAGCGTTGGGGTATCGCGCTACCAGGTCAGGACAAGGAATTGGTCTATGCACCGCTGGGAACGGCGGAGGCGAACGATTACCTGGATGACATGGCGATGGGTGCGAACTTTGCAACGGTGAATCATCTCCTGATCAATGCGCTGGTGTTGGAGGCGTTTCAGGAAGTGATTCCGGGAGTGAAGGGACAACTGGTCTACTTCATCAGCCACAATATTGCGCGTCGCGAACGGGTGAATGGCGAGGAAGCGTGGGTGCATCGCAAGGGTGCGACGCGCGCGTTTCCGGCCGGGCACTATTCGTTGATTGATACGCCGTATTACGAGACTGGTCACCCGATCCTTCTGCCGGGAAATCCGCAGGATGGTTCGGTGGTGATGGTGGCGGATTCGGGTGCAGAGAAGAGCTGTTACTCGGTGAACCACGGCGCGGGTCGTTGCAAAGGGCGCAAGGCCGCGATTCGCGAACTAGACCAGGAGAAGGTGGATGCCGGACTGGCGAAGCATGACATCCTGACCAACTGCCGCGTTTATCCGAAGGACGAAGCGCCAGCGGCGTACAAGGACTTCGGAGAGGTGTTGCGCTCCGTTGAAGAAGCCGGGCTGGCAAGCCCAGTGGCGAAACTGAAAGCGCGGTTTGTGATCAAGGATGCCGAATTGGGGTTGAGAGGGGCGGCATAA
- a CDS encoding HEAT repeat domain-containing protein, with protein MQNAGMENPDELKGKVVQEFIAIARDSEDENLAWDAIRELRRRGGHEVFEVVRSLIRSEKEKERILAANVLGQLGAPALPFRKESGDMLMSTLEREKSVEVIKAICFALGHLKEARAINLLLNLKNHANADIRYAVTHGLQCQTDPTAIQGLIELSKDSDEDIRDWATFGLGSMIDVDSPEIREALFDRLNDKYPDAKGEAMVGLARRKDERVVRLIIEELQNPEGELPGYAQEAAEEFDHPEINSILEEKGFRRH; from the coding sequence ATGCAAAATGCAGGGATGGAAAATCCAGATGAACTAAAGGGCAAAGTGGTACAGGAGTTCATTGCCATTGCGCGAGATTCCGAGGATGAAAATCTGGCCTGGGACGCAATTAGAGAGTTAAGACGCCGCGGGGGTCACGAGGTTTTTGAAGTAGTGAGAAGCCTGATTCGTAGCGAGAAGGAAAAAGAGCGAATCTTGGCGGCCAATGTGCTCGGGCAATTGGGCGCACCGGCACTGCCATTTCGCAAGGAGTCAGGGGACATGTTGATGTCAACGCTTGAAAGGGAAAAGTCGGTCGAGGTAATCAAAGCGATTTGCTTCGCTTTAGGGCATCTGAAGGAGGCGCGCGCCATCAATTTGTTATTGAATTTAAAGAATCATGCAAATGCTGACATTCGATATGCGGTGACACATGGGTTGCAGTGTCAAACGGATCCAACAGCCATCCAAGGTTTAATTGAACTTTCAAAGGATTCCGACGAGGACATTCGAGACTGGGCAACATTTGGATTGGGCTCAATGATCGATGTTGATTCGCCCGAAATCAGAGAAGCATTGTTTGATCGTTTGAACGACAAGTATCCAGACGCAAAAGGCGAAGCGATGGTCGGCTTGGCGCGGAGAAAGGATGAGCGTGTGGTACGACTAATCATTGAGGAGTTGCAAAATCCAGAGGGAGAATTACCCGGATATGCTCAGGAAGCAGCCGAAGAATTTGATCATCCGGAGATCAATTCGATTCTAGAGGAAAAAGGATTTCGGAGACATTAA
- a CDS encoding AAA family ATPase: MKTWRDIINATNAQIITWAEKQSWAAAMAACGQDSKWHAEGDVWTHTKMVWDEVAKLAEYRALDRLSQLKLLFTALLHDCGKPATTEIDPDSGRTRSPKHSIVGAALARKVLRDLQVDLNTREEIVHLVRYHGRPPYLLEKGHEVQEVISLSWLLNNRLLYLFSIADTRGRKAEETSRPEEKLHFWKIIAEENQCFERAYSFANDHARFLFYRKELSSLHYIPREDYKCTATLMSGLPGSGKDTWLQKHKPGLPVVALDQIREDLDIDATENQGKVIQAAREEVRGHLRAGRDFAFNATNTMQQTRKRWIDLFADYGARIEIVYIEPTISNILERNRRREQRVPEKVIHHLLEKLEPPQITECHGLTLVGEV; encoded by the coding sequence ATGAAAACGTGGCGGGACATTATAAATGCGACGAATGCGCAGATTATCACCTGGGCTGAAAAGCAGTCATGGGCTGCTGCGATGGCAGCTTGCGGGCAGGATTCGAAATGGCATGCGGAGGGTGACGTGTGGACGCATACCAAGATGGTTTGGGACGAAGTTGCGAAGCTGGCAGAGTATCGGGCGTTGGATCGACTCTCTCAGTTAAAGCTGCTGTTCACTGCCCTGCTCCATGATTGCGGCAAACCGGCAACGACGGAGATTGATCCGGATTCAGGACGCACCCGGTCGCCGAAGCACTCGATTGTTGGGGCGGCGTTGGCGCGCAAGGTTCTCCGCGACTTGCAGGTTGACCTGAACACACGGGAGGAGATTGTGCATTTGGTGCGGTACCATGGACGTCCGCCTTATCTGCTCGAGAAAGGACACGAGGTTCAGGAAGTGATTTCACTTTCCTGGTTGCTGAACAACCGGTTGCTTTATCTATTCTCGATAGCAGACACCCGCGGTCGTAAAGCGGAGGAGACGAGCCGGCCTGAGGAGAAGCTGCACTTTTGGAAGATCATTGCGGAAGAAAATCAATGCTTTGAGCGCGCGTATTCGTTTGCAAATGATCACGCGCGGTTCCTGTTTTATCGCAAGGAGCTTTCAAGCCTGCATTATATTCCGCGCGAGGATTACAAATGCACTGCGACCTTGATGTCTGGTTTACCTGGCTCGGGCAAGGATACGTGGTTGCAGAAGCACAAGCCGGGACTTCCGGTGGTGGCCCTGGATCAGATTCGAGAGGATTTGGACATTGATGCCACAGAGAATCAGGGAAAGGTAATTCAAGCTGCCCGGGAGGAAGTTCGGGGACACTTGCGCGCCGGGAGGGATTTTGCATTTAACGCGACAAACACAATGCAACAGACGCGCAAGCGGTGGATTGATTTGTTTGCAGATTATGGAGCGCGCATTGAGATCGTTTACATCGAGCCAACCATATCAAATATTCTGGAACGGAATCGGCGGAGGGAGCAACGTGTTCCTGAGAAGGTAATTCATCATCTTCTTGAAAAACTGGAGCCGCCGCAAATCACGGAGTGTCATGGTCTGACATTGGTGGGAGAAGTTTAG
- a CDS encoding nucleotidyltransferase domain-containing protein gives MMHLIIPTGTQVVTRTELRSATGELLHAAGSVGVIVEAPLDGTHSYRVRFADGTEGAFSRQQLSLLKQFKGEGIGAENPHAAEIDYYSFVIYRCVVGSRAYGLEGEESDTDRRGIYLPPAELHWSLYGVPEQLENPENEEAYWELQKFLVLALKANPNILECLYTPLVELATPLAQELLAIRESFLSKVIYQTYNGYVMSQFKKLEQDLRARGEIKWKHAMHLIRLLLSGVTALKEGVVPVRVGEHREQLLAIKRGELPWAEVNTWRLSLHKEFDAAYAATKLPERPDYEKVNTFLVRARGTMVR, from the coding sequence ATGATGCATTTAATCATACCAACGGGAACTCAAGTAGTGACGCGGACGGAATTGAGGTCGGCGACGGGAGAGCTTTTGCATGCTGCCGGGTCGGTGGGCGTGATTGTTGAAGCGCCGCTGGATGGGACGCATTCTTACCGCGTTCGGTTCGCTGATGGAACCGAAGGGGCATTCAGTCGTCAGCAATTGTCATTATTGAAGCAATTCAAGGGAGAAGGAATTGGTGCGGAAAATCCGCATGCAGCGGAGATAGATTATTACTCGTTTGTGATTTATCGGTGTGTCGTTGGGTCGCGGGCGTATGGGTTGGAGGGAGAGGAGTCAGATACGGATCGGCGCGGGATTTATTTACCGCCTGCGGAATTGCATTGGTCGTTATATGGGGTGCCGGAGCAATTGGAAAATCCGGAGAATGAAGAGGCTTACTGGGAGTTGCAGAAATTCCTGGTGCTGGCGTTGAAGGCGAATCCGAACATTTTGGAATGCCTGTATACACCGCTGGTTGAATTGGCGACGCCATTGGCGCAGGAGTTGTTGGCAATACGGGAGAGCTTTCTCTCGAAGGTGATTTACCAGACTTACAATGGTTACGTGATGTCGCAGTTTAAAAAGCTGGAACAGGATTTGCGGGCACGGGGCGAGATTAAATGGAAGCATGCGATGCATTTGATCCGGTTGCTGCTATCCGGTGTGACGGCGCTCAAAGAAGGAGTGGTGCCGGTGCGTGTGGGTGAGCATCGGGAACAGTTGCTGGCGATTAAACGAGGTGAGCTGCCTTGGGCAGAAGTGAACACCTGGCGGTTGAGTTTGCACAAGGAATTTGATGCGGCGTATGCAGCGACGAAACTGCCGGAGCGGCCGGATTATGAGAAGGTGAATACTTTTCTGGTCAGGGCAAGAGGCACCATGGTTAGATAA
- a CDS encoding DUF5691 domain-containing protein yields MNQTVQQLAQVALLGTERQGNLPKAEQPLQAILSRLEKQPAEAQLLGTAGLLFLHQRVGRVPGIEKITAVEPAAEETLPGCSARAAAFLKEMLGGRFGEVLPEWLAASAECGKRVQAEDLPALLDVGTKNAEWREAILKVIGQRGVWLAGQNADWSWVAGAVEDEAIWETGSRAARLTFLQRLRKREAARSRELLQSTWAQESPEDRAAFVGAMQFGLSVADENFLESALDDKRKEVRQAAAGLLARLPESRFAQRMMERLQPLVKIEAADKGKKGKAGKAKIEVTLPSDCDKAMARDGIETRKLSGLGEKAFWLKQIIENVPIGFWSAQYQMTVEELIAMAAAEKEWRGLLMEAWANAAVKSRDAVWAEALLMETGEKKTMLPQTGELLSVLPAEQREKCILKAFESGWSVDLVFESMLAKAGGPWSKEFSKAVALQAKELAKSGDWMARSHLVAVGKWMDPGLAGNLAEGWPVDGKHWNLWSEVVDQFIAMVQFRHDMVVALKET; encoded by the coding sequence ATGAACCAGACGGTGCAACAACTGGCGCAGGTGGCTTTGCTCGGAACGGAGCGGCAAGGGAATTTACCGAAAGCGGAACAACCGTTGCAGGCGATACTTTCGAGGCTCGAAAAGCAACCGGCAGAAGCGCAACTGCTGGGAACGGCGGGATTGTTATTTCTGCATCAAAGAGTCGGACGGGTGCCAGGGATTGAGAAGATCACAGCAGTGGAACCGGCGGCGGAAGAGACTTTGCCAGGTTGCAGTGCGCGGGCAGCGGCGTTTTTGAAGGAGATGCTGGGCGGACGTTTCGGTGAGGTGTTGCCGGAATGGCTGGCGGCGAGTGCAGAATGCGGGAAGCGCGTGCAGGCGGAGGATTTGCCGGCGTTGCTGGATGTCGGGACTAAAAATGCTGAGTGGCGGGAAGCGATTTTGAAAGTGATTGGCCAGCGGGGAGTATGGCTGGCGGGACAGAATGCCGATTGGAGCTGGGTGGCGGGCGCGGTGGAGGATGAGGCGATTTGGGAAACGGGAAGCCGGGCGGCGCGATTGACTTTCTTGCAACGACTACGAAAGCGTGAGGCGGCACGAAGCCGGGAGTTGTTGCAATCGACGTGGGCTCAGGAGTCACCGGAGGATCGGGCGGCGTTTGTGGGTGCGATGCAGTTTGGGTTGAGCGTAGCTGATGAGAATTTTTTGGAGAGTGCGTTGGATGATAAGCGGAAGGAAGTGCGTCAGGCGGCCGCTGGCTTGCTGGCGCGGTTGCCGGAGTCGCGGTTCGCGCAAAGGATGATGGAGCGGTTGCAACCGCTGGTGAAAATCGAGGCGGCGGATAAAGGGAAGAAAGGCAAAGCCGGCAAAGCGAAGATTGAGGTGACATTGCCTTCTGACTGCGACAAGGCGATGGCGCGGGATGGGATTGAAACGCGGAAACTTTCCGGACTGGGCGAGAAGGCATTTTGGCTGAAGCAGATTATTGAGAATGTGCCGATTGGCTTTTGGAGTGCGCAATATCAAATGACGGTCGAGGAGTTGATTGCCATGGCAGCCGCCGAAAAGGAATGGCGGGGGTTGTTGATGGAGGCATGGGCGAATGCGGCGGTGAAATCGCGCGATGCGGTTTGGGCGGAGGCGTTGCTGATGGAAACTGGCGAGAAGAAAACGATGCTGCCGCAAACGGGCGAGTTGCTTTCGGTGCTGCCAGCGGAGCAACGGGAGAAGTGCATACTGAAAGCTTTTGAGAGCGGCTGGAGTGTGGACCTGGTGTTCGAATCGATGCTGGCCAAGGCCGGTGGGCCGTGGAGCAAGGAGTTTTCGAAGGCCGTGGCGCTGCAGGCGAAGGAACTTGCAAAATCGGGTGATTGGATGGCGCGCAGTCATCTGGTGGCGGTGGGCAAGTGGATGGACCCGGGACTCGCGGGCAACCTGGCGGAGGGCTGGCCGGTGGATGGGAAGCATTGGAATTTGTGGTCGGAAGTGGTGGATCAGTTTATTGCGATGGTACAATTCCGGCATGACATGGTGGTGGCGTTGAAAGAAACGTGA